Proteins co-encoded in one Phycodurus eques isolate BA_2022a chromosome 21, UOR_Pequ_1.1, whole genome shotgun sequence genomic window:
- the rsu1 gene encoding ras suppressor protein 1 isoform X3, which translates to MFNNQIEELPTQISSLQKLKHLNLGMNRLYNLPRGFGSLPALEVLDLTYNNLSQNSLPGNFFYLTTLRALYLSDNDFEILPADIGKMTKLQILSLRDNDLLSLPKDIGELVQLKELHIQGNRLTVLPPELGNLDLTGPKQVFKAENNPWVTPISDQFQLGVSHVFEYVRSETYKYLYGRHMQANPEPPKKSNDKSKKISRKPLAAKNK; encoded by the exons ATGTTCAACAACCAAATTGAAGAGCTACCCACTCAAATTAGCAGTCTTCAGAAGTTGAAACACCTTAATCTTGG AATGAACCGCCTTTACAACTTGCCCAGAGGCTTTGGTTCTTTGCCAGCACTTGAAGTTTTGGACCTCACCTACAATAACCTGAGCCAAAATTCCTTGCCTGGAAACTTCTTCTATCTCA CAACTCTTCGTGCTCTATATCTGAGTGATAATGACTTTGAAATCCTGCCAGCTGACATTGGGAAGATGACCAAGCTGCAAATA TTAAGCCTGCGGGACAACGATCTGCTCTCACTGCCGAAGGATATTGGGGAGTTGGTACAACTCAAGGAACTTCACATCCAGGGCAACAGACTAACTGTACTGCCTCCAGAACTTG GTAATCTTGATCTGACTGGTCCAAAGCAGGTCTTCAAAGCTGAGAACAATCCCTGGGTCACTCCCATTTCTGACCAGTTCCAACTTGGAGTCTCACATGTTTTTGAATATGTACGCTCTGAGACCTACAAATA TCTCTATGGGAGACACATGCAGGCCAACCCAGAACCGCCAAAGAAGAGCAACGACAAGAGTAAGAAGATCAGCCGCAAACCACTGGcagccaaaaacaaataa